A window of the Tachyglossus aculeatus isolate mTacAcu1 chromosome 2, mTacAcu1.pri, whole genome shotgun sequence genome harbors these coding sequences:
- the LOC119943299 gene encoding olfactory receptor 56B1-like: MFMSTSASNGSILQVTEFILMGFPGIHSWQHWLSLPLALLYLTALLANTMILLTIWQEMVLRQPMFYFLAVLALVDMGLSTTIMPRILAMLWFNARTISLPECFFQIYAIHLFVGLESGIFLCMAIDRYVAICHPLRYPSVITEGFVLKATLFMVFRIGLLAIPVPVLAARRHYCSRNEIDHCLCSNLAVTSLACDDWKVNSIFQLSVAWVLMGSDVGLIILSYTLILRAVQKLHSAEAASKALSTCSSHIILILFFYTVIVVMSITHTAKEEVPLIPVLLNVLHNVIPPALNPIVYALRTQEIKMGILKLIRLSGERK, translated from the coding sequence ATGTTTATGTCCACAAGTGCCTCCAATGGCTCCATCCTCCAGGTAACTGAGTTCATCCTAATGGGTTTCCCGGGCATTCACAGCTGGCAGCActggctctccctgcccctggccctgctctATCTCACGGCCCTCTTGGCCAACACGATGATCCTGCTAACCATCTGGCAAGAAATGGTTCTGCGCCAGCCGATGTTCTATTTCCTGGCTGTGCTGGCCCTAGTGGACATGGGTCTGAGCACCACCATCATGCCCAGAATCCTGGCCATGCTCTGGTTCAATGCCCGCACTATCAGCCTCCCAGAATGCTTCTTTCAGATTTATGCTATTCACCTCTTCGTGGGGCTGGAGTCCGGCATCTTCCTTTGCATGGCAATTGACAGGTATGTGgccatctgtcaccccctccgCTACCCCTCTGTCATCACGGAAGGCTTTGTCCTCAAGGCCACCTTGTTCATGGTGTTCAGAATTGGCCTCCTAGCCATTCCAGTGCCTGTCCTGGCCGCAAGGCGTCATTACTGCTCCAGGAACGAGATTGACCACTGTCTGTGCTCCAACCTGGCCGTCACCAGCTTGGCATGTGATGACTGGAAGGTCAACAGCATTTTCCAACTGTCTGTAGCTTGGGTCTTAATGGGCAGTGATGTGGGTCTCATCATTCTCTCCTACACCCTGATCCTGAGGGCGGTACAGAAGTTACACTCGGCCGAAGCCGCCTCCAAAGCTCTGAGCACCTGCAGCTCCcatatcatcctcatcctcttcttctacaCGGTGATCGTAGTCATGTCCATTACCCACACTGCAAAGGAggaagtgcccctcatccccgttctcctcaatgttctgcacaatgtcatccccccggcccttaACCCCATAGTGTATGCCCTGAGGACTCAGGAGATAAAAATGGGGATCCTGAAGCTCATCAGGCTGTCAGGGGAGAGAAAGTGA
- the LOC119943295 gene encoding putative olfactory receptor 56B2 — translation MFVTTGASKGSNPHITEFILMCFLGIHCWQHWLSLPLALLYHSVLLANAMILLIIRQEMVLHQLMFYFLAILALVDAGLSTSTRILARLWFNACTISLSECFFQIYAIHVIVRLVSGIFLCMAIDRYVAISTPSVTPLSITEGFVLKATLFMVFKIDLLAVLVTVLDTRHHYCSRNEIDHCLCSKLSVTNLACDDRKANSIFWLTMACFLLCSDVGLIIVFYTLILWAVLKSHLAKVASKALSTCSSHIILILFFYAAVATLLITHTAKRKLPLIPVLLNVLHCVISLALNPIVYALRTQEIKVGILKLIRMAGTRK, via the exons ATGTTTGTAACCACTGGAGCCTCCAAAGGCTCCAATCCCCACATCACTGAGTTCATCCTAATGTGTTTCCTGGGTATTCACTGCTGGCAGCACTGGCTTTCCCTGCCCCTAGCCCTGCTCTACCACTCAGTCCTCTTGGCCAATGCAATGATCCTGCTCATCATCCGGCAGGAAATGGTTCTGCACCAGCTGATGTTCTATTTCCTAGCTATCCTGGCCTTGGTGGACGCGGGTCTTAGCACGTCCACCAGGATCCTGGCCAGGCTCTGGTTTAATGCCTGCACTATCAGCCTCTCAGAATGCTTCTTTCAGATTTATGCTATTCATGTCATCGTGCGACTGGTGTCTGGCATCTTCCTTTGCATGGCAATTGACAGGTATGTGGCCATCTCCACCCCCTCTGTTACCCCTCTGTCAATCACAGAAGGCTTTGTCCTCAAGGCCACCTTGTTCATGGTGTTCAAGATTGATCTCCTAGCCGTTCTGGTGACTGTCCTGGACACAAGACATCATTACTGCTCAAGGAACGAGATTGATCACTGTCTGTGCTCCAAACTGTCTGTCACCAACCTGGCATGTGATGACAGGAAGGCCAACAGCATTTTCTGGTTGACCATGGCTTGCTTCTTGTTGTGCAGTGACGTGGGTCTCATAATTGTCTTCTACACCCTGATCTTGTGGGCTGTACTGAAGTCACACTTGGCCAAAGTCGCCTCCAAAGCCCTGAGCACCTGCAGCTCccacatcatcctcatcctcttcttctacgCAGCAGTTGCCACTTTGCTCATTACCCACACTGCAAAGAGGAAGTTGCCCCTCATCCCagtcctccttaa tgttctgcaCTGTGTCATCTCCCTGGCTCTCAATCCCATTGTGTATGCCTTGAGGACTCAGGAGATCAAAGTGGGGATCCTGAAGCTGATCAGGATGGCTGGCACAAGAAAGTGA
- the LOC119943287 gene encoding olfactory receptor 688-like, with protein MFVSIGASNGSSPQVTEFILMGFPGIHSWQHWLSLPLALLYLSALLANAMILLSIWQEMVLHQPMFYFLAVLALVDISMSTIIMPRILAMLWFNARTISLPECFIQIYAIHTFMGLESGIFLCMAIDRYVAICHPLRYPSVITEGFVFKATLFMVSRIDLLAIPVTVLATRRNYCSRNEIDHCLCSNLAVTSLACDDRKANSIFQLTMASFLFGSDMILVIVSYTLILRAVLKLHSAEAASKALSTCSSHIILILFFYTALVVLPITHTAKRKVPLIPVLLNVLHCVIPPALNPIVYALRTQEIKVGILKLIRMVGKRK; from the coding sequence ATGTTTGTGTCCATCGGGGCCTCCAATGGCTCTAGTCCCCAGGTCACTGAGTTCATCCTAATGGGATTCCCAGGCATTCACAGCTGGCAGCactggctctccctcccactggccCTGCTCTATCTCTCAGCCCTTTTGGCCAATGCCATGATTCTGCTCAGTATCTGGCAGGAAATGGTTCTGCACCAGCCGATGTTCTATTTCCTGGCTGTCCTGGCCCTGGTGGACATAAGTATGAGCACCATCATCATGCCCAGGATCCTGGCCATGCTCTGGTTCAATGCCCGCACCATCAGCCTCCCAGAATGCTTCATTCAGATTTATGCTATTCACACCTTCATGGGGCTGGAATCCGGCATCTTCCTGTGCATGGCAATTGACAGGTATGTGgccatctgtcaccccctccgCTACCCCTCTGTCATCACAGAAGGTTTTGTCTTCAAGGCCACCTTGTTCATGGTGTCCAGGATTGATCTCCTAGCCATTCCGGTGACTGTCCTGGCTACAAGACGTAATTACTGCTCCAGGAACGAAATTGACCACTGTCTTTGCTCCAACCTGGCCGTCACCAGCCTGGCATGTGATGACAGGAAGGCAAACAGCATTTTCCAGTTGACCATGGCTTCGTTCTTGTTTGGCAGTGACATGATTCTTGTCATTGTCTCCTACACCCTGATCTTGCGGGCTGTACTGAAGTTACACTCGGCCGAAGCTGCCTCCAAAGCCCTGAGCACCTGCAGCTCccacatcatcctcatcctcttcttctacaCAGCACTTGTCGTCTTGCCCATTACCCATACTGCAAAGAGGAAGGTGCCCCTCATCCCGGTCCTCCTTAATGTACTGCACTGtgtcatccccccggctctcaatccCATAGTGTATGCCCTGAGGACTCAGGAGATCAAAGTGGGAATCCTGAAGCTGATCAGGATGGTCGGCAAGAGAAAGTGA